A genomic region of Barnesiella viscericola DSM 18177 contains the following coding sequences:
- a CDS encoding pyridoxamine 5'-phosphate oxidase family protein, translating to MIYDNTSVRRQDRLLDESQARALLQSGEYGVLSLIDTEGRPYGIPINYVWDGQEHIYLHCAPEGKKLNAIRRQAEVSFCVVGRTHVVSHKFTTGYESIVMKCRAQIGLSVDERHHALRLLLEKYSPDDLAVGLKYAEKSFHRTEIIRLDIQEYSGKQKRVD from the coding sequence ATGATCTACGACAATACATCAGTCCGGCGACAAGACCGCCTGCTCGATGAGTCGCAGGCACGAGCCCTGTTGCAGAGTGGTGAGTATGGAGTACTTTCGCTCATCGATACCGAAGGCCGTCCATATGGTATCCCAATCAATTACGTATGGGATGGTCAAGAGCACATCTACCTCCATTGTGCCCCCGAGGGGAAGAAACTCAACGCCATTCGTCGACAAGCCGAAGTCTCCTTTTGTGTGGTAGGGCGTACCCACGTCGTCTCGCACAAGTTCACTACCGGTTACGAAAGTATCGTCATGAAATGCCGGGCGCAAATCGGCCTCTCCGTTGATGAGCGCCATCACGCCCTTCGGTTGCTGTTGGAGAAATATTCACCCGACGACCTGGCGGTCGGGCTCAAATACGCCGAAAAATCGTTCCATCGAACCGAAATCATACGGTTGGACATACAAGAATATAGCGGTAAGCAGAAGCGTGTCGATTGA
- a CDS encoding coiled-coil domain-containing protein encodes MSIFKKTMRALGFSGEDDELESQPYTAENITNACTREKERSADNTSDSTTQPVPSRDAEKKPVDEQPVEMQLPDTLLEVLVEMLNRSLPDYVVAAIDKDTEKKYLFEQLDEPFKKFVSDVNVQSREWTARQWENKHKSLTREVEEARVKVKELEEQRNTMQSAQLSAERQKRAVTEKVHELEARIATLEAEKEQFELENKSLVNKLKVSNVHQEELDSAFAEITKLKGELKKQADHTAETEQLLTELQQVRDELAQVHQELEQARNNEQTATTQLTETQQQLAQQQGEVTQLAKQKQMLEAELVEAQNGLKVVEEVDAKLKQFEQVKALKDEKIAQLSQEVQTLSTANARLQTRLSEMAQRNERLESQSQEQTENKAVLETLRADLESANALVAALRNQRQELLAQIETLQQVKPAEDKGPVPAEKSDEPAVISFDAPQQNESEAEQTVSAPAAEPVLASESIEQPTENPKFAESPKPEKKHRRKAKAPEPVEEPAEDDFPGLDTFGDNWLIPTRPDTPEMIAKRKEEEKKKREAEERAAMEQKKSQQVDPSQMSLW; translated from the coding sequence ATGTCTATATTCAAGAAAACGATGAGGGCGTTGGGCTTTTCCGGCGAAGACGATGAACTGGAATCACAACCCTATACGGCCGAAAACATAACAAATGCCTGCACTCGTGAAAAGGAGCGCTCTGCCGATAATACCTCTGATTCAACCACACAACCCGTACCCTCTCGCGATGCCGAGAAGAAACCGGTCGATGAGCAGCCGGTCGAGATGCAGTTGCCCGATACGTTGCTCGAAGTCTTGGTCGAGATGCTCAACCGCTCGTTGCCCGATTATGTGGTGGCAGCCATCGATAAGGATACCGAGAAGAAATATCTGTTTGAACAGCTCGATGAACCTTTCAAGAAATTTGTCTCCGATGTCAATGTGCAGTCGCGTGAGTGGACGGCTCGCCAGTGGGAGAACAAGCACAAATCGCTGACGCGTGAGGTCGAGGAGGCCCGGGTGAAAGTGAAGGAGCTGGAAGAGCAGCGCAACACCATGCAGAGCGCCCAGCTGAGTGCCGAGCGACAAAAACGAGCCGTAACCGAAAAAGTACACGAATTGGAGGCTCGGATAGCTACGCTCGAAGCCGAGAAGGAACAGTTCGAACTCGAAAACAAAAGTCTGGTAAACAAGTTGAAAGTATCGAACGTGCACCAGGAAGAGTTGGATTCGGCCTTTGCCGAAATTACAAAACTGAAAGGCGAATTGAAAAAACAGGCCGACCATACGGCCGAGACCGAACAACTTCTCACCGAGTTGCAACAAGTACGCGATGAGTTGGCACAGGTTCATCAGGAACTGGAACAAGCCCGCAATAATGAGCAGACAGCCACAACTCAATTGACCGAAACCCAGCAACAGTTGGCCCAACAGCAGGGGGAGGTTACGCAGCTTGCCAAACAGAAACAAATGCTCGAAGCCGAACTCGTCGAGGCACAGAATGGCTTGAAAGTAGTCGAAGAGGTCGATGCCAAGCTCAAACAGTTCGAGCAGGTGAAAGCCTTGAAAGATGAGAAGATTGCCCAGCTCTCCCAAGAGGTACAGACCCTCAGCACGGCGAATGCGCGCTTGCAGACCCGGCTGAGTGAGATGGCCCAACGCAACGAGCGGCTTGAAAGTCAGTCGCAGGAACAAACCGAAAATAAAGCTGTACTTGAAACGTTGCGTGCCGATTTGGAAAGTGCCAACGCATTGGTTGCAGCATTGCGCAATCAACGTCAGGAACTGCTGGCACAAATCGAAACTCTTCAACAAGTGAAGCCGGCCGAAGACAAAGGACCTGTTCCCGCCGAGAAGTCGGACGAACCGGCCGTTATCAGTTTCGATGCACCGCAACAGAACGAGTCGGAGGCTGAACAGACGGTATCTGCTCCTGCCGCCGAACCGGTTCTTGCAAGCGAATCAATCGAGCAACCCACCGAAAATCCGAAATTCGCGGAGAGCCCGAAGCCCGAGAAGAAACATCGGCGCAAGGCCAAAGCGCCCGAACCGGTTGAAGAACCGGCCGAAGACGATTTCCCGGGGCTCGATACCTTTGGCGACAACTGGTTGATACCCACTCGTCCCGATACCCCCGAGATGATAGCCAAACGCAAGGAAGAAGAGAAGAAAAAACGCGAAGCCGAAGAGCGGGCCGCCATGGAGCAAAAGAAATCGCAACAGGTCGACCCCTCGCAAATGTCACTCTGGTAA
- a CDS encoding PEP/pyruvate-binding domain-containing protein, translated as MMNRPNINQLYLKDTSFANLMQKRVFNVLLVASRYDAFIMEEDGRVEEQIYFEYVSLNLSSPPRVKQVTTNEEAFEELAMKRYDLIITMPGVDCSETFTQAKAMKRLYPYIPIVVLTPFSHEVSRRIAKEDLSGVDYVFSWLGNVDLLVAIIKLIEDKMNAEGDITSVGVQLILLVEDSIRFYSSILPHLYNFVLKQSQIFSTEALNEHERMLRMRGRPKVMLARTYEEAMQIYEKYAGNMLGIISDVSFIRAGEKDKKAGIKFCSYVRSCDPYLPLIIESSEWENHKEAIKLNASFLDKNSKKLPVDLRKTILKNFGFGDFTFINPHTGEPIVTIKNLKDLQDNIDIIPDESLYYHASRNHISRWLYSRAIFPMAEALQPRRITDLSEISEIRQLIFDAIVQYRKMKNRGVVAIFKRDRFDKYSNFARIGNGSLGGKGRGLAFIDAMIKRNPIFDDIEGVNVTVPKTVVLCTDIFDTFMESNNLYQVALSDISDEEILERFLQARLPEELNPDLLAFFDVVGKPIAVRSSSLLEDSHYQPFAGIYSTYMIPALDDKEEMLRLLLDAVKAVYASVFYADSKAYMTATSNVIDQEKMAIILQEVVGTQYGDRYYPSFAGVGRSINYYPINDEKAEDGVVDLAIGLGKYIVDGGRSLRFSPRHPNKILQTSTLDLALRDTQTRFYALDMTRSGKKFSIDDGFNLLKLSVRDAEKDNSLRLMVSTYDPMDQIIRDGYYEGGRKVVTFANILKHNAFPLATILDSMLTVGSREMGRPVEIEFAGNLTGANGAPGTVYWLQIRPIVDMKEMLNDEVMDLPDEKTILKSNTALGHGVMDNVCHIVYVKSQNFKPSNNVNIAREIEKINRTFTEREEYYILIGPGRWGSSDSSLGIPVKWPHISSARLIVESALDNYRIEPSQGTHFFQNLTSFGVGYFTVNSFAGDGYYDEAYLDSLPAVYESDFLRIVKFDSPVLIEINGRKGKGLVTKPGLNPNENKKEI; from the coding sequence CTGAGCTCGCCCCCCCGGGTGAAGCAGGTGACGACCAACGAGGAGGCCTTCGAGGAGCTGGCCATGAAGCGCTACGACCTCATCATCACGATGCCGGGTGTCGACTGTTCCGAGACCTTTACCCAGGCCAAAGCCATGAAGCGCCTCTATCCTTATATACCTATCGTGGTGCTTACCCCCTTCTCGCACGAGGTGTCGAGACGCATTGCCAAGGAGGACCTGAGTGGTGTCGACTACGTGTTCAGTTGGCTGGGTAACGTCGATTTGCTGGTAGCCATCATCAAACTCATCGAGGATAAGATGAATGCCGAGGGCGATATTACCTCGGTAGGGGTCCAGCTCATTTTGCTGGTTGAGGACTCTATTCGTTTCTACTCCTCCATCTTGCCCCATCTGTACAACTTTGTGTTGAAGCAGTCGCAGATATTCTCGACCGAGGCTTTGAACGAACATGAGCGCATGTTGCGCATGCGGGGGCGGCCCAAGGTGATGTTGGCCCGGACCTACGAAGAGGCCATGCAGATTTACGAGAAATATGCCGGGAATATGTTGGGCATCATCTCCGATGTCTCCTTTATCCGGGCCGGCGAGAAGGATAAGAAGGCCGGGATAAAGTTTTGTTCCTACGTGCGCTCCTGCGATCCCTATCTGCCGCTCATCATCGAGTCGTCGGAGTGGGAGAATCACAAAGAGGCCATCAAGTTGAACGCCTCGTTTCTGGACAAGAATTCCAAGAAATTGCCGGTCGACTTGCGGAAGACGATTTTGAAAAATTTCGGCTTCGGCGATTTTACCTTTATCAATCCCCACACGGGCGAACCCATTGTTACGATTAAGAATCTCAAAGATTTACAGGATAATATTGATATCATTCCCGATGAGTCGCTCTACTATCATGCCTCGCGCAACCACATATCGCGCTGGCTGTACTCGCGGGCCATATTTCCCATGGCCGAGGCTTTGCAACCGCGGCGTATTACCGACCTGAGTGAGATTTCCGAAATCAGACAACTCATTTTCGATGCCATCGTGCAGTACCGGAAGATGAAGAATCGGGGAGTCGTGGCCATCTTCAAGCGCGACCGTTTCGACAAATATTCCAACTTTGCCCGCATCGGCAACGGTTCGCTGGGCGGCAAGGGGCGCGGTCTGGCCTTTATTGACGCCATGATCAAGCGCAACCCCATTTTCGACGACATCGAGGGTGTGAACGTAACGGTGCCCAAAACGGTGGTCCTGTGTACCGACATCTTCGATACCTTTATGGAGAGTAACAACCTTTATCAGGTGGCGCTCTCCGATATTTCAGATGAAGAGATTCTCGAACGTTTTCTCCAAGCCAGGCTCCCCGAAGAGTTGAATCCCGACCTGCTGGCCTTCTTCGACGTCGTGGGCAAGCCTATTGCCGTGCGCTCGTCGAGCTTGTTGGAGGATTCGCATTACCAACCCTTTGCCGGTATCTATTCGACCTACATGATACCGGCTCTCGACGACAAGGAGGAGATGCTGCGCCTGTTGCTCGATGCCGTGAAAGCCGTCTACGCCTCGGTATTCTATGCCGACAGCAAGGCCTATATGACCGCCACTTCCAATGTGATTGACCAGGAGAAGATGGCCATCATCTTGCAAGAGGTGGTGGGCACGCAGTATGGCGACCGTTACTATCCCTCGTTTGCCGGGGTAGGAAGGTCGATCAATTACTATCCCATCAACGACGAGAAAGCCGAAGACGGAGTGGTCGATTTGGCCATAGGGCTGGGCAAATACATCGTCGACGGTGGTCGCAGTCTGCGATTCTCGCCGCGGCACCCCAACAAGATATTGCAGACCAGCACCCTCGACTTGGCTTTACGTGATACCCAGACTCGCTTCTATGCTTTGGATATGACACGGAGCGGGAAAAAATTCTCGATCGACGACGGGTTCAATCTGTTGAAATTGTCGGTGCGCGATGCCGAAAAGGACAATTCGTTGCGCCTCATGGTCTCGACCTACGATCCCATGGACCAAATCATTCGCGATGGCTATTACGAGGGCGGCCGCAAGGTCGTTACCTTTGCCAATATCTTAAAACACAATGCCTTCCCGCTGGCTACGATACTCGATTCCATGCTCACGGTGGGGAGCCGTGAGATGGGACGTCCTGTCGAAATCGAGTTTGCCGGTAACCTCACTGGGGCAAATGGTGCTCCCGGTACCGTCTATTGGTTGCAGATACGACCCATCGTCGACATGAAGGAGATGCTCAACGATGAGGTGATGGATTTGCCCGACGAGAAAACCATCTTGAAAAGCAATACAGCCCTGGGGCATGGCGTCATGGATAACGTGTGTCACATCGTTTATGTAAAATCACAAAACTTCAAACCTTCAAATAATGTCAATATAGCGAGGGAAATCGAAAAAATAAATCGTACCTTTACCGAGCGGGAAGAGTATTATATTCTCATTGGACCCGGGCGATGGGGGTCGAGCGACTCCTCATTGGGCATACCGGTGAAATGGCCTCACATCTCGTCGGCGCGTCTCATTGTCGAGTCGGCACTCGACAACTACCGCATCGAGCCGAGCCAGGGGACACACTTCTTCCAAAACCTGACCTCGTTTGGTGTGGGTTATTTCACGGTCAACTCGTTTGCAGGCGACGGTTACTACGACGAGGCCTATCTCGACAGCCTGCCGGCAGTGTACGAGTCGGACTTTTTGAGAATCGTTAAGTTTGATTCTCCTGTATTGATTGAGATTAACGGACGGAAGGGCAAGGGACTGGTCACCAAACCGGGGCTGAACCCGAATGAAAATAAAAAAGAAATATAA